In Ruminococcaceae bacterium R-25, one genomic interval encodes:
- a CDS encoding helix-turn-helix protein, translating to MKQTILPDRLLSCRNNLGLTQSEAAKIIGITQPAYQRYEAGVRVPSLQVVKEIAKAFNVSTAYLYGESDQALPDYFVIDKKDNQLLFSIIEQCKGLSNNQLEEILKNIAKNKNP from the coding sequence ATGAAGCAGACAATCTTACCTGACAGACTTTTATCCTGCCGCAACAATCTTGGACTGACGCAATCAGAAGCAGCAAAGATTATTGGTATTACACAGCCTGCGTATCAGAGATACGAGGCAGGCGTAAGAGTCCCTTCTTTGCAAGTTGTTAAAGAAATAGCTAAAGCATTCAATGTTTCCACAGCATACTTATACGGGGAAAGCGATCAGGCACTTCCTGATTATTTTGTAATCGACAAGAAAGACAATCAATTACTATTCTCAATAATTGAACAATGCAAAGGCCTTAGCAATAATCAGCTTGAGGAGATATTAAAGAACATCGCCAAAAATAAAAACCCGTAA
- a CDS encoding phosphopantetheine adenylyltransferase encodes MKVMLFPGTFDPFTRGHRDIARRASRLCDKLVIAVMENAAKTPMFTPEERVELIKLSLKNDNLENVEVMAWGGLLVDLYQQLGCCASVRGIRSESDFRYESEHALANRLLYSGYDAVLLPCRDDLSLISSSMVKEVGSYGGDISKMVPAEILDQVKEKLLKGRN; translated from the coding sequence TTGAAGGTAATGCTCTTCCCGGGAACATTCGATCCCTTTACAAGAGGACATAGAGACATTGCTAGAAGAGCTTCAAGGCTCTGTGATAAACTTGTAATTGCAGTCATGGAGAATGCTGCGAAAACTCCGATGTTTACTCCTGAAGAACGGGTTGAACTCATCAAGCTGTCGCTCAAGAATGATAACCTGGAAAATGTTGAAGTTATGGCGTGGGGCGGTCTTTTGGTCGATCTTTACCAGCAGCTCGGATGCTGTGCTTCAGTAAGAGGAATCAGGTCTGAGTCTGACTTCAGATATGAGTCAGAGCACGCACTTGCAAACCGCCTGCTTTATTCAGGCTACGACGCAGTGCTCCTGCCATGCAGGGACGACTTGTCTCTTATCAGTTCTTCGATGGTTAAGGAAGTCGGTTCATATGGCGGCGACATCTCGAAAATGGTGCCTGCCGAGATTTTAGATCAAGTTAAGGAAAAACTTTTGAAAGGAAGGAATTAA
- a CDS encoding acetyl-CoA synthetase produces the protein MDLLNRFVNRIDFDSYQDFKENFKINVPEDFNFGFDVVDVYAKEDPEKEALIWCDDDGNERHFTFKDISEKSNRVANMFKDLGIKKGDRVLMMLRQRPEVWFTMVGLHKLGALVIPATFQLLYHDIVYRCNAADVKMIVCADDPQIIEHVNKARPDCKTVQYCSVIGEAPEGWRSLTDDIDNASPVFERPTGDEATHAYDPMLIYFSSGTTGEPKMILHDYTLPLGHIVTAKYWQQVYDGCRHLTQADSGWAKFAWGKIYGQWICGAVNVTYDTQKFKAARMLEIMEKLKLNSFCGPSTIYRYLIQEDLTKYDFSSIKHCSMAGEPLNPEVFYKWQKYTGLEIREGFGQTEGSVLFANFPWIDVKPGSTGMPTPIYDIQLLDDNGVPVEDGIVGNIVIKNASAKPIGLFREYYKNPEAMAEQWPGADYSTGDTAWRDPEGYIWFVGRNDDVIKCSGYRIGPFEVESALMTHDAVLECAVTAVPDPMRGQVVKATIVLTKAYKEKASPELVKELQNHVKNATAPYKYPRVIEFVDELPKTTSGKIMRTAIRKADEAKYREAQAAAAQQQG, from the coding sequence ATGGACTTATTAAACAGATTTGTAAACAGAATTGATTTTGACAGTTATCAGGACTTTAAAGAGAATTTCAAGATAAATGTTCCGGAGGATTTCAACTTCGGATTTGACGTTGTTGATGTATATGCCAAAGAGGACCCTGAGAAGGAAGCACTCATCTGGTGTGATGACGACGGCAACGAGAGACATTTTACATTCAAGGATATAAGCGAGAAGAGCAACCGTGTTGCAAACATGTTCAAGGACTTAGGCATCAAGAAGGGCGACAGAGTCCTCATGATGCTCCGTCAGCGTCCTGAAGTATGGTTCACAATGGTAGGTCTTCATAAGCTCGGCGCTCTGGTAATCCCTGCAACATTCCAGCTTCTTTACCACGACATCGTTTACCGCTGCAATGCGGCAGACGTTAAGATGATCGTATGCGCTGACGACCCGCAGATCATCGAGCACGTTAATAAAGCACGCCCTGACTGCAAGACTGTTCAGTACTGCAGCGTTATCGGCGAGGCACCTGAAGGCTGGAGATCTCTGACAGATGATATCGATAATGCATCTCCTGTTTTCGAGCGCCCCACAGGTGATGAAGCAACACATGCATACGATCCGATGCTGATCTACTTCTCATCCGGTACAACTGGTGAGCCTAAGATGATCCTGCACGACTACACACTGCCTCTTGGCCACATCGTAACAGCCAAGTACTGGCAGCAGGTTTACGACGGATGCAGACACTTAACACAGGCTGACTCCGGCTGGGCAAAGTTTGCTTGGGGCAAGATCTACGGACAGTGGATCTGCGGTGCAGTTAACGTTACTTACGATACACAGAAGTTCAAGGCTGCAAGAATGCTCGAGATTATGGAAAAGCTCAAGCTCAACTCTTTCTGCGGACCTTCCACTATCTACAGATATCTCATTCAGGAAGACCTTACTAAATATGATTTTTCTTCCATCAAACACTGCTCAATGGCAGGCGAGCCTTTGAATCCTGAAGTTTTCTACAAGTGGCAGAAATACACTGGCCTTGAGATCCGCGAAGGATTCGGCCAGACAGAAGGAAGCGTTCTTTTCGCAAACTTCCCCTGGATCGATGTAAAGCCCGGTTCAACAGGTATGCCTACACCTATCTACGACATCCAGCTTCTTGACGACAACGGTGTACCGGTAGAAGACGGTATCGTAGGCAATATCGTTATCAAGAACGCATCTGCAAAGCCTATCGGACTCTTCCGTGAGTACTACAAGAACCCTGAGGCTATGGCTGAACAGTGGCCAGGTGCAGACTACAGCACAGGCGATACAGCATGGAGAGATCCTGAGGGCTACATCTGGTTCGTAGGAAGAAACGATGACGTTATCAAGTGCTCCGGTTACCGTATCGGACCTTTCGAAGTTGAGAGTGCCCTCATGACACACGATGCAGTCCTCGAGTGCGCAGTTACAGCTGTTCCTGATCCTATGAGAGGCCAGGTTGTTAAGGCAACTATCGTCCTCACAAAGGCTTACAAGGAGAAGGCTTCACCCGAGCTCGTAAAAGAACTCCAGAATCATGTAAAGAACGCTACAGCTCCTTACAAGTATCCGAGAGTAATAGAGTTCGTTGATGAGCTTCCCAAGACTACAAGCGGAAAGATCATGCGTACCGCAATAAGAAAGGCTGATGAGGCCAAGTACAGAGAAGCCCAGGCAGCTGCAGCACAACAGCAGGGCTGA
- a CDS encoding helix-turn-helix protein, which yields MSLGSNIQYLRKINRLNQEQFAEKMNVSRQTVSRWESNEVTPELTKLVDMCTLFSCNLDTLVRGDITLKDEIYSEVTIRKVPAFRMARYVMVSPNPEADVLNYMKEWGKKSGLLAADPDAKLLGWDFPCVSQEQQMRFGLHGYMAAYVLPEGFQTNCSGVEYCQNSEARYAVITVKDPQIQPFERIPAGYKIIMDYLQDNNIGMRRTDDVIGCFEHEYEKDGVWYMDIYICIED from the coding sequence ATGAGTTTAGGCAGTAATATTCAATATTTGCGTAAGATAAACAGGCTGAATCAGGAACAGTTTGCAGAGAAGATGAATGTCAGCAGACAGACTGTATCCAGATGGGAATCTAATGAGGTAACGCCGGAGCTTACTAAGCTTGTTGATATGTGTACGCTGTTTTCGTGCAATCTGGATACGCTTGTCAGAGGAGATATTACTTTAAAGGATGAGATCTATTCTGAGGTAACGATCCGAAAAGTGCCTGCTTTCAGGATGGCCCGTTATGTGATGGTGTCACCGAATCCGGAAGCTGATGTGCTGAACTACATGAAGGAATGGGGAAAGAAGAGCGGCCTACTGGCAGCCGATCCTGACGCAAAGCTCTTGGGGTGGGATTTCCCTTGTGTTTCCCAGGAACAGCAGATGAGATTCGGACTTCACGGATATATGGCAGCTTACGTTCTTCCGGAAGGGTTCCAGACGAATTGTTCCGGCGTGGAGTATTGTCAGAACAGTGAGGCCCGATATGCCGTGATAACCGTTAAAGATCCGCAGATCCAGCCTTTCGAGAGGATACCTGCTGGATATAAGATCATCATGGACTATCTGCAGGATAACAATATCGGCATGAGACGTACTGATGATGTTATCGGTTGTTTTGAGCATGAATATGAAAAAGACGGTGTCTGGTATATGGATATCTATATTTGCATAGAGGATTGA
- a CDS encoding methyltransferase family protein, which yields MSIFEDVDNWQKTEGAELFSSILDVPDPVILDYGCGAGTYSFAAAYAFEQKCTIYAADINKQCLDYINEKAKNENIKCINTVMGREDCRHEFDGNTFDLVLYADMFHGEGKPYDGLHRFVMVEEAKRTLKEGGILAVLPFHLSNFRDKNKQKCKYTYKKLIDEISEYGFKYIDKDLQGIHFEKVYSPYYQQKGGVTFESLERGRFILFEK from the coding sequence ATGAGCATTTTCGAAGATGTAGATAACTGGCAGAAAACTGAGGGTGCAGAGCTCTTTTCGTCAATCCTTGATGTGCCTGATCCGGTCATTCTTGATTACGGGTGCGGTGCCGGAACTTATTCTTTTGCAGCGGCATATGCATTTGAACAGAAATGCACGATCTACGCTGCAGATATTAACAAGCAGTGCCTGGATTACATCAATGAGAAGGCAAAGAATGAGAATATAAAATGCATTAACACAGTCATGGGCAGAGAAGACTGCCGCCATGAATTTGACGGCAATACTTTCGATCTGGTGCTTTATGCAGATATGTTTCATGGCGAAGGTAAGCCATATGATGGGCTTCACCGTTTCGTGATGGTTGAAGAAGCGAAAAGAACATTGAAGGAAGGCGGCATCCTCGCGGTGCTGCCGTTCCACCTGTCGAACTTCAGGGATAAGAATAAACAGAAGTGTAAGTATACATATAAAAAGCTGATAGATGAGATCAGTGAATACGGCTTCAAATATATAGATAAGGATCTGCAGGGGATTCATTTTGAGAAAGTGTACAGCCCTTATTATCAACAAAAAGGGGGAGTTACCTTTGAAAGCCTTGAACGCGGCAGATTTATTTTGTTTGAAAAATAA
- a CDS encoding putative Mn2+ efflux pump MntP: MIQLIINSVLLGIGLAMDAFSISIANGILEPNMRKTRMLKIAGVYAVAQFLMPLIGWFLVTTLEGIFTSFSKFIPWIALILLLFIGGKMVIEGIMEHKGKKKDEEIKEDKPVKLTWGALIVQGIATSIDALSVGFTISDYSVLRAFAASFIIGVVTLVICLIGLIFGKKIGSKISSIATIIGGCILIFIGIEIFVKGIFGL, translated from the coding sequence GTGATTCAGTTAATTATCAATTCGGTGCTTTTGGGCATAGGCCTTGCAATGGACGCATTCTCCATTTCCATAGCAAACGGTATCTTAGAGCCCAACATGAGAAAGACCAGGATGCTGAAGATTGCGGGCGTTTATGCGGTAGCGCAGTTTCTTATGCCCCTTATCGGTTGGTTCCTGGTAACGACTCTCGAGGGCATTTTTACTTCATTTAGCAAGTTTATCCCGTGGATCGCGCTTATCCTGCTGCTTTTTATCGGCGGCAAGATGGTGATCGAAGGGATAATGGAACACAAGGGCAAGAAGAAAGATGAGGAGATCAAGGAGGATAAGCCCGTAAAACTTACATGGGGAGCACTTATCGTCCAGGGTATCGCAACATCGATAGATGCTCTTTCAGTAGGCTTTACGATCTCCGATTACTCTGTTTTAAGAGCATTTGCCGCATCTTTTATTATCGGCGTTGTTACGCTTGTGATATGCTTAATAGGGTTGATCTTCGGCAAGAAGATCGGCAGCAAGATATCGAGCATCGCCACTATTATCGGCGGTTGCATCCTGATATTCATTGGTATCGAGATATTTGTTAAGGGCATTTTCGGCCTTTAA
- a CDS encoding putative ATPase translates to MILGIEIENFDVFDKDKAGILIDDYVSGKESGNALRGLNALIGRNSTGKTSFMGCMAFLKDTVTQGCAVASIIYGRPGFANMTPDITSPSVFRVFFKLEDIKTGKPKFLQYELAISTSRFKSPVIDSEKVIAVAEIEGEKKPLTILDVKQGKGTIVNLEDGSSGSTIGVEDEHLTALSLYGKITGYRDYVLLYREIYQWFFCSFSSEEQSTYYYEGGAPGGHKHLNSTGSNVGNVLEYIKMENEEEYERITTEIKEKIPNMKRSKNLPQALKESPDKLFLYLLLLRDNHPRSTIFIETPDKDLYHDMVDVLSDEMREYTMKNRYCQIMFSTHNPYIIETLSPKEIWIFERSFEKDSGDVTIRCAGADPIVMEMFRQGVGMGAIWYGGYLDIKPEDNK, encoded by the coding sequence ATGATCCTTGGAATCGAGATAGAAAACTTCGATGTTTTCGATAAGGATAAAGCCGGAATACTGATAGATGATTATGTTTCCGGAAAAGAGAGCGGGAATGCTCTCCGCGGCCTTAATGCGCTTATCGGCAGAAACAGCACCGGTAAGACTTCTTTCATGGGATGCATGGCTTTCCTGAAAGATACGGTAACCCAGGGCTGCGCTGTAGCTTCCATTATCTACGGAAGACCGGGCTTTGCGAACATGACTCCTGATATAACTTCTCCTTCCGTATTCAGGGTTTTCTTTAAGCTCGAAGACATAAAGACCGGCAAACCGAAGTTTCTCCAGTATGAACTTGCCATTTCCACATCAAGGTTTAAGAGCCCTGTTATAGACAGCGAAAAGGTAATCGCAGTAGCCGAGATCGAAGGCGAAAAGAAACCTCTTACAATATTGGATGTTAAGCAGGGAAAAGGCACTATCGTAAATCTCGAAGACGGTTCTTCCGGAAGCACAATAGGTGTTGAAGATGAACACTTAACGGCACTCAGTCTTTATGGCAAGATCACAGGATACAGAGATTACGTGCTGCTTTATAGAGAGATCTATCAGTGGTTCTTCTGCAGTTTCTCTTCTGAAGAACAGAGCACTTACTACTACGAAGGTGGCGCGCCGGGCGGACATAAGCATCTTAACAGCACCGGTTCCAACGTCGGCAACGTTCTTGAATATATAAAGATGGAGAACGAAGAAGAATACGAGCGCATCACTACTGAGATCAAGGAAAAGATCCCTAACATGAAGCGCAGCAAGAATCTTCCGCAGGCTTTGAAAGAGAGCCCTGATAAGCTCTTTTTGTACCTGCTCCTTCTGCGCGACAACCATCCCAGATCGACTATCTTTATCGAGACTCCGGATAAGGATCTCTATCACGACATGGTAGATGTCTTAAGCGATGAGATGCGCGAGTACACTATGAAAAACCGCTACTGCCAGATCATGTTTTCGACGCATAATCCGTACATAATTGAGACTCTGTCACCTAAGGAAATATGGATCTTCGAGCGTTCCTTTGAAAAAGATTCGGGTGATGTTACGATCCGCTGCGCAGGCGCTGATCCGATCGTTATGGAGATGTTCCGTCAGGGTGTCGGAATGGGCGCTATCTGGTATGGCGGATATCTTGATATAAAACCTGAAGATAATAAGTGA
- a CDS encoding 4-methyl-5(b-hydroxyethyl)-thiazole monophosphate biosynthesis: MAKVAVFIADGSEEVEAITPVDLLRRAKVDVDVVSIMDSLEITASRNVKITADKLIGDINFDEYDLLMLPGGVKGTNNLNSCELLKEQIGKFNEQGKGIAAICAAPTVFAGLGLLNGKDSTCNPGFWEALREGGANVIEDSKVVVNGNIITSQAMGTSVDFGLALVGYLAGEDAKEELRKNIRFGAL; this comes from the coding sequence ATGGCAAAGGTTGCAGTATTTATCGCAGACGGCAGTGAAGAGGTTGAGGCTATTACGCCCGTTGACCTTTTGAGAAGAGCCAAGGTTGATGTTGATGTCGTTTCCATTATGGATTCACTCGAAATTACAGCTTCCAGAAACGTTAAGATCACGGCTGACAAGCTTATCGGTGATATCAACTTCGATGAATACGACCTCCTAATGCTTCCTGGCGGTGTTAAGGGAACAAATAACCTCAATTCCTGTGAGCTCTTGAAAGAACAGATCGGAAAGTTCAACGAACAGGGCAAGGGCATCGCTGCTATCTGCGCAGCGCCTACTGTTTTTGCAGGTCTCGGACTTCTTAACGGTAAGGATTCCACATGTAATCCGGGTTTCTGGGAAGCATTGAGAGAAGGCGGCGCCAATGTCATCGAAGACTCCAAAGTGGTAGTCAACGGCAACATAATCACTAGCCAGGCTATGGGTACATCAGTTGATTTCGGGCTTGCTCTCGTAGGCTATCTTGCAGGTGAGGATGCCAAGGAAGAATTAAGGAAAAACATTAGATTTGGCGCACTGTAA
- a CDS encoding XRE family transcriptional regulator: MNEYIKQISDRIRELRDILDLTAEEVAANIGVSTEEYLAYENGEKEIPISLLYKVASVFKVDPTVLMTGDVPRMDDYTVVRGGNGIKVERYPGYSFSALAFNYKNRQMDPMIVTLSKSETAELVRHGGQEFNYVIEGAIKVVVGDREFTLEAGDSIYFNPEKPHGQRAVTETAKFLTIINE; the protein is encoded by the coding sequence ATGAACGAATACATTAAGCAGATTTCTGACAGAATCAGAGAGCTTAGAGACATCCTTGACTTAACTGCCGAAGAAGTTGCAGCAAACATCGGCGTGAGCACGGAAGAGTATTTAGCATATGAAAATGGCGAAAAGGAGATCCCAATCAGCCTTCTATACAAGGTGGCAAGCGTTTTCAAGGTGGACCCGACTGTCCTTATGACAGGCGACGTTCCGAGAATGGACGACTATACAGTGGTAAGAGGCGGCAACGGAATCAAGGTCGAGCGTTATCCCGGCTATTCCTTCAGTGCCCTTGCATTTAACTACAAGAACAGACAGATGGATCCTATGATCGTTACCCTGTCCAAGTCTGAGACAGCTGAGCTCGTACGCCACGGTGGCCAGGAGTTCAACTATGTGATCGAAGGCGCGATTAAGGTAGTCGTAGGAGACAGAGAATTTACTTTAGAGGCAGGAGATTCCATTTACTTCAATCCTGAAAAGCCTCACGGACAGAGAGCCGTGACGGAGACTGCTAAGTTCCTCACAATTATCAACGAGTGA
- a CDS encoding oxygen-independent coproporphyrinogen-3 oxidase encodes MARHIYVHNPFCARKCPYCDFYSVTDISCTEAFYKAAVKEVQLLSSVIDETTGTNPVTDIDNRDTVYFGGGTPSVPDSRFITDLLKVIKEAFNIASDAEITIEVNPSSVTSGKLTEYLQAGFNRISLGVQSLDDEVLKTLGRLHDSKGAVEAIEKIRTAGFTNISADLITGVPGETMDGIKKDIKTFRELGVKHISTYSLMLEEGTAFYDRYNKTIEEYISPDLEREMYHGTRAFLNELGYETYEISNSALKGFKSIHNSSYWNSCEYFAIGAGAHGFLGDLRYGHRDDVRAYIDEINTITSEGYKAFLEGNESNLKSLYVEEKLSTEDKMREVAFLRLRTTEGILLHEFKKVFGKEFENVFEQAVRSNIEKGLLERKERTLRLTRSGLDIANIVIEDFL; translated from the coding sequence ATGGCAAGACACATCTACGTCCACAATCCTTTTTGCGCGAGAAAATGTCCTTACTGTGATTTCTATTCAGTCACCGATATTTCATGCACAGAAGCGTTCTATAAGGCTGCTGTAAAAGAGGTTCAGCTGTTATCTTCTGTCATTGATGAGACCACAGGAACTAATCCTGTTACGGATATCGATAACAGGGATACGGTGTATTTCGGAGGCGGCACTCCGTCCGTTCCTGACAGCAGGTTTATAACAGATCTTTTAAAGGTGATAAAAGAGGCCTTTAATATCGCCTCTGACGCCGAGATAACGATAGAGGTTAATCCGTCTTCAGTAACTTCCGGAAAGCTCACAGAGTACCTTCAGGCGGGTTTTAACCGCATATCGTTAGGCGTGCAGTCTTTAGATGATGAAGTGCTCAAAACATTGGGCAGACTTCACGATTCAAAAGGCGCTGTAGAAGCGATTGAAAAGATAAGAACAGCAGGCTTTACAAACATCTCTGCTGATCTCATTACAGGTGTTCCCGGAGAGACTATGGATGGCATTAAAAAAGACATTAAGACTTTTCGTGAACTTGGCGTAAAACACATCAGCACCTACTCTCTGATGTTAGAAGAAGGAACTGCTTTTTACGACAGATATAACAAAACAATTGAAGAATATATTTCGCCTGATCTCGAGCGCGAAATGTACCATGGTACGCGTGCGTTTTTAAATGAATTGGGCTATGAGACTTACGAGATTTCCAACAGCGCTTTAAAGGGCTTTAAGAGCATCCATAATTCATCTTATTGGAATTCATGTGAATACTTTGCGATAGGCGCGGGTGCACATGGTTTTTTAGGTGATCTCAGATACGGTCACAGAGACGATGTGAGAGCTTACATAGACGAAATAAATACGATTACGTCTGAAGGTTATAAAGCGTTTTTAGAGGGCAATGAGAGCAATCTGAAATCACTCTATGTTGAAGAGAAACTTTCAACGGAAGATAAGATGCGCGAAGTTGCTTTTTTAAGACTCAGAACGACGGAAGGAATCCTTTTGCATGAATTCAAAAAAGTCTTCGGTAAAGAGTTCGAGAATGTTTTCGAGCAGGCCGTAAGGAGCAATATCGAAAAGGGATTATTAGAGCGCAAAGAAAGAACGCTCCGGTTAACACGGAGCGGACTTGATATTGCAAATATAGTTATTGAGGATTTCCTCTGA